One window from the genome of Streptomyces sp. NBC_01476 encodes:
- a CDS encoding DUF6531 domain-containing protein, protein MLDLDRDPVPGDPYEVRELARKLGDFADDVGTALRSVRGLDGDSVIQEWAGLSGDAYREQFGDLPGELDKLERSYRLASGALDDYWPQLQTAQGDADRALAQGRTARADLDAAKSQLSAADAWVRRAQDASREYQADPKPGVPPPSEADVRAAARNATDADTAHATASSAVRDAQARLDAAKELAAQAAGVRDRAADAAQHALREASDAGIRNKHWWEKAVDFVAGHWDDIVAACKVIVAVLGIVVLIIGGPLAWLVLAAAVIVLADTVMKYLQGKASLWDVLFAALDCIPMFKGLTTAGGLLKTARELPALLKSGEALEHIATSVRKGAGLIRSASRDIKTLITCGDPIDMASGEMVMSAVDVELPGVLPLVLERHHRSGFRGGRWFGPTWGSTLDQRLLLDDQGIRFTTPDGMVLHYPIPEPGRPVLPFEGPRWPLTWDGTPGGTMSVSQPEAGRTLDFRHLPGAPAGLLPLTATTDRNANRVTIGYDDATGAPREVAHSGGYRIAVTTRQGRVTALHLASAPGSPRLLAFGYTGGHLTAVTNSSGQPLTFDYDDAGRITRWQDRNGTWYGYTYDTLGRCTATTGTDGILGYRYAYHDQPRVTEATDSLGHTTRYAFDDHYQLTAETDPLGHTTHRTWDRYDHLLTITDPLGHTTTLTYDTDGNPTSVTHPDGTTGTVEYSGPGLPVAVTQPDGGRWLYSYDERGNQLTVTDPTGARTAFGHDEHGATTSVTDALGTVQQRMRNDAAGIPVRLTDAGGAVTELARDPFGRIAAITSPAGEVTGLGWTVEGLLARRVRADGSADAWTYDGEGNTVEHRAPDGQVTRFTVAGMDSTVARTGADGGTYGYAYDTERRLVAVTNPLGLTWRYEHDPLGRVIRETDFDGRTVGYTYDAAGRLVRRTNGAGEEVTYRRDAMGNATEVRAGATVTTYVFDAVGRTVGAAGADAELSLVRDAAGRVVAETVNGRTVTVAHDLLGRTVERVTPSGAVSRWVYDAANSPVELRTAGTTLEFGYDGAGRETERRSGGRLFLRQEWDRADRLVAQTVYGAGAAAGRRGFGFGPDGYLAAIEEPAAGRRLTTDAAGRIVAVDGTGGGDGTAGGWSERYTYDPAGNLTSASAGGQEAPDSEYTGMRPRRIGRDRYTYDAQGRTVRRSRALLSGGGKVWTYTWDAEDRLTGVTTPDGAVWRYRYNPLGRRIAKERLGADGAVLDRTDFVWHGTQLLEQVRTEPGTGAVATTTWDWTPDGDIPLTQTEVRSALDAGQDAGLDAGQEEVDRRFYAIVTDLIGAPTELIGEDGRVHPQGRATLWGLPWDGPPAGGPDCPLRFPGQYADAETGLHYNHYRYYDPFAARYLSPDPLGLSPAPNPYGYVHNPTLWSDPLGLGPCISEVAYASTDLAKAAFQARFKDGVQWFPFGRNVAAAKVEGLDDIVIGFSKGNKLHAEIDIINQLKAKGISMDKITELYTERYPCAKICLPRLSGGLKGTAKITYSVPYAEDHAFAAASTELLTGHIRSAASAMGWQTLNPRSWF, encoded by the coding sequence GTGCTGGATCTGGACCGGGATCCGGTGCCGGGTGATCCGTACGAGGTGCGGGAACTCGCGCGGAAGCTGGGGGACTTCGCCGACGACGTCGGCACCGCGCTGCGGTCGGTACGGGGTCTTGACGGGGATTCGGTGATCCAGGAGTGGGCGGGCCTGTCGGGGGATGCCTACCGGGAGCAGTTCGGGGACCTCCCCGGTGAACTCGACAAGCTGGAGCGCTCCTACCGCCTCGCGTCGGGTGCCCTGGACGACTACTGGCCGCAGTTGCAGACCGCCCAGGGGGACGCTGACCGCGCCCTCGCCCAGGGCCGCACCGCGCGGGCGGATCTGGATGCGGCGAAGTCCCAGCTGTCCGCGGCTGACGCGTGGGTGAGGCGGGCGCAGGACGCGTCCAGGGAGTATCAGGCCGATCCGAAGCCGGGGGTGCCCCCGCCGTCGGAGGCCGATGTCCGGGCGGCGGCCCGTAACGCCACCGATGCCGATACCGCTCACGCCACGGCGAGTTCGGCTGTCCGTGACGCGCAGGCCCGGCTGGATGCGGCGAAGGAGTTGGCCGCGCAGGCGGCGGGTGTCCGGGACCGGGCCGCGGATGCCGCGCAGCATGCGCTGCGCGAGGCCTCCGATGCGGGGATCAGGAACAAGCACTGGTGGGAGAAGGCCGTCGATTTCGTCGCCGGCCATTGGGACGACATCGTCGCGGCCTGCAAGGTGATTGTCGCGGTTCTTGGCATCGTGGTCCTGATCATCGGTGGCCCGCTGGCGTGGCTGGTGCTGGCGGCAGCGGTCATCGTGCTGGCGGATACGGTGATGAAGTACCTGCAGGGCAAGGCGAGTCTGTGGGACGTGCTGTTCGCGGCGCTGGACTGCATCCCGATGTTCAAGGGCCTGACCACCGCCGGCGGCCTGCTGAAAACGGCCCGTGAACTGCCCGCTCTCCTCAAGTCCGGTGAGGCGCTGGAGCATATCGCCACCTCCGTCCGTAAGGGTGCCGGGCTGATCCGTTCCGCGAGCCGGGACATCAAGACCCTGATCACCTGTGGTGACCCGATCGACATGGCGTCCGGTGAGATGGTCATGTCGGCGGTGGATGTCGAACTGCCCGGTGTGCTGCCGCTGGTGCTGGAGCGGCACCACCGTTCCGGGTTCCGCGGGGGCCGCTGGTTCGGGCCGACCTGGGGTTCGACGCTGGACCAGCGGCTGCTCCTGGACGACCAGGGCATACGCTTCACCACCCCCGACGGCATGGTGCTGCACTACCCGATACCCGAACCGGGCCGTCCCGTCCTGCCGTTCGAAGGCCCGCGGTGGCCGCTGACCTGGGACGGCACCCCCGGCGGCACCATGAGCGTCAGCCAGCCGGAGGCCGGCCGCACCCTGGACTTCCGCCACCTGCCCGGTGCCCCCGCGGGCCTGCTCCCGCTCACCGCGACGACGGACCGCAACGCCAACCGCGTCACCATCGGCTACGACGACGCGACCGGCGCCCCCAGGGAGGTCGCCCACAGCGGCGGTTACCGCATCGCGGTGACCACCCGGCAGGGCCGGGTCACCGCCCTGCACCTGGCCTCCGCCCCCGGCAGCCCCCGCCTGCTGGCCTTCGGCTACACCGGCGGCCACCTCACCGCCGTCACCAACTCCTCCGGCCAGCCCCTGACCTTCGACTACGACGACGCGGGCCGTATCACCCGCTGGCAGGACCGCAACGGCACCTGGTACGGCTACACCTACGACACCCTCGGCCGCTGCACCGCCACAACCGGCACCGACGGCATCCTCGGCTACCGCTACGCCTATCACGACCAGCCCCGCGTCACCGAGGCCACCGACTCCCTCGGCCACACCACCCGCTACGCCTTCGACGACCACTACCAACTCACCGCCGAAACGGACCCACTCGGCCACACCACCCACCGCACCTGGGACCGCTACGACCACCTCCTCACCATCACCGACCCCCTCGGCCACACCACCACCCTCACCTACGACACCGACGGCAACCCCACCTCTGTCACCCACCCCGACGGCACCACCGGCACCGTCGAGTACAGCGGACCCGGGCTCCCCGTGGCCGTCACGCAGCCGGACGGCGGCCGGTGGCTGTACAGCTACGACGAGCGCGGCAACCAGCTGACGGTCACCGATCCCACCGGCGCCCGCACCGCCTTCGGCCACGACGAGCACGGCGCGACGACCTCGGTCACCGACGCGCTCGGCACCGTGCAGCAGCGGATGCGGAACGACGCGGCCGGTATCCCGGTGCGCCTCACCGACGCCGGCGGGGCGGTGACCGAGCTGGCCCGCGACCCGTTCGGCAGGATCGCCGCCATCACCTCGCCGGCCGGCGAGGTCACCGGACTCGGCTGGACCGTCGAGGGGCTGCTGGCCCGGCGGGTCCGCGCGGACGGTTCGGCCGACGCGTGGACGTACGACGGCGAGGGCAACACCGTCGAACACCGCGCCCCGGACGGCCAGGTCACCCGTTTCACCGTCGCCGGGATGGACAGCACCGTCGCCAGGACCGGCGCGGACGGCGGGACGTACGGGTACGCGTACGACACCGAGCGCCGGCTCGTCGCGGTCACCAATCCGCTCGGGCTCACCTGGAGGTACGAACACGACCCGCTGGGCCGGGTGATCCGGGAGACCGACTTCGACGGGCGCACGGTCGGTTACACCTACGACGCGGCCGGCCGGCTGGTCCGGCGGACCAACGGAGCCGGTGAGGAGGTCACCTACCGGCGGGACGCGATGGGCAACGCCACCGAGGTGCGGGCCGGTGCCACCGTGACCACCTACGTCTTCGACGCGGTGGGCCGGACGGTCGGCGCGGCCGGCGCGGACGCAGAGCTGAGCCTGGTCCGTGACGCGGCCGGCCGGGTCGTCGCCGAGACCGTCAACGGGCGCACGGTGACGGTCGCCCACGACCTCCTCGGCCGCACCGTCGAGCGGGTGACCCCGAGCGGCGCCGTGTCCCGCTGGGTGTACGACGCGGCCAACTCCCCGGTCGAACTGCGCACCGCGGGGACCACGCTGGAGTTCGGCTACGACGGTGCCGGCCGGGAGACCGAACGCCGCAGCGGCGGCCGGCTCTTCCTGCGCCAGGAGTGGGACCGCGCGGACCGGCTCGTCGCCCAGACGGTGTACGGGGCGGGCGCCGCCGCGGGCCGGCGCGGCTTCGGCTTCGGCCCCGACGGTTATCTCGCCGCGATCGAGGAGCCCGCGGCGGGCCGCCGGCTCACCACGGACGCGGCCGGCCGGATCGTCGCGGTGGACGGCACGGGGGGCGGGGACGGCACGGCCGGCGGCTGGTCGGAGCGCTACACCTACGACCCGGCCGGAAACCTCACCTCCGCTTCGGCCGGCGGCCAGGAGGCGCCGGACAGCGAGTACACCGGGATGCGGCCGCGGCGCATCGGCCGCGACCGGTACACCTACGACGCCCAGGGCCGGACCGTCCGGCGCAGCCGCGCGCTGCTCTCCGGCGGCGGGAAGGTCTGGACGTACACCTGGGACGCCGAGGACCGGCTCACCGGAGTGACCACCCCCGACGGTGCCGTCTGGCGTTACCGGTACAACCCGCTGGGCCGCCGGATCGCCAAGGAACGGCTGGGCGCGGACGGCGCGGTGCTGGACCGTACCGACTTCGTCTGGCACGGGACGCAGCTCCTGGAGCAGGTCCGCACCGAGCCCGGCACCGGCGCGGTCGCCACCACGACGTGGGACTGGACACCGGACGGCGACATCCCGCTGACGCAGACCGAGGTCAGGTCCGCGCTCGACGCCGGGCAGGACGCCGGGCTCGACGCCGGGCAGGAGGAGGTCGACCGGCGGTTCTACGCGATCGTCACCGACCTGATCGGCGCCCCCACCGAGCTGATCGGTGAGGACGGCCGTGTCCACCCGCAGGGCCGGGCCACGCTCTGGGGCCTGCCGTGGGATGGACCGCCCGCCGGCGGCCCGGACTGCCCGCTGCGGTTCCCAGGACAGTACGCCGACGCCGAGACCGGACTGCACTACAACCACTACCGCTACTACGACCCGTTCGCCGCCCGCTACCTCAGCCCGGACCCGCTGGGCCTGTCCCCGGCGCCCAACCCCTACGGCTACGTCCACAACCCGACGCTCTGGTCGGACCCGCTGGGGCTCGGGCCGTGCATCTCGGAAGTGGCCTATGCCTCCACCGACCTGGCGAAGGCGGCCTTCCAGGCGCGGTTCAAGGACGGTGTGCAGTGGTTCCCGTTCGGCCGCAATGTGGCCGCGGCCAAGGTGGAAGGGCTGGACGACATCGTCATCGGCTTCAGCAAGGGCAACAAGCTGCACGCCGAGATCGACATCATCAACCAGCTGAAGGCCAAGGGCATCAGCATGGACAAGATCACCGAGCTGTACACCGAGCGCTATCCGTGCGCCAAGATCTGCCTGCCGCGGCTCTCGGGCGGCCTGAAGGGAACGGCCAAGATCACGTACAGCGTTCCCTATGCTGAGGACCACGCGTTCGCCGCGGCGTCCACGGAACTGCTGACCGGCCACATCAGGAGCGCCGCGAGCGCGATGGGCTGGCAGACCCTGAATCCGCGCAGCTGGTTCTGA
- a CDS encoding imidazolonepropionase-like domain-containing protein: MLTLHTAGLLLPGGGRAAVPGGGVLVDGDRIAALGAAGELTPAYPAARVRTWPGTLRAGLVHTGPLPAAATARERVHAVLRLGACALTSPDLTDAERAAASRLGVLLVPVGSGPADLTAGGRADLAVLLPDGTCVATVVAGRLLHRRA, translated from the coding sequence GTGCTGACGCTGCACACGGCCGGCCTGCTGCTGCCAGGGGGCGGCCGGGCGGCCGTGCCCGGCGGCGGGGTGCTGGTGGACGGCGACCGGATCGCCGCACTCGGTGCGGCCGGGGAACTGACCCCGGCGTATCCCGCGGCCCGGGTGCGGACCTGGCCCGGCACACTGCGGGCCGGGCTGGTGCACACCGGTCCGCTGCCCGCTGCGGCCACCGCGCGGGAGCGGGTGCACGCGGTGCTGCGGCTCGGGGCCTGCGCGCTGACCAGCCCTGACCTCACCGACGCGGAGCGGGCGGCGGCCTCCCGGCTGGGGGTGCTGCTGGTGCCCGTCGGCTCCGGGCCTGCGGACCTCACCGCCGGGGGCCGCGCCGACCTGGCGGTCCTGCTGCCGGACGGCACCTGCGTGGCCACGGTTGTGGCGGGGCGTCTCCTCCACCGGCGTGCCTGA
- a CDS encoding NADH-quinone oxidoreductase subunit A → MNAYAPILVLGGLAAGFAIFSVFMASITGPKRYNRAKLEAYECGIEPTPQPAGGGRFPIKYYLTAMLFIVFDIEIVFLYPWAVTFDRLGMFGLVEMLLFVLTVFVAYAYVWRRGGLEWD, encoded by the coding sequence GTGAACGCATACGCGCCCATCCTCGTGCTGGGAGGTCTCGCGGCCGGCTTCGCGATCTTCTCCGTTTTCATGGCCTCGATCACCGGGCCGAAACGGTACAACCGGGCCAAGTTGGAAGCGTACGAGTGCGGTATCGAGCCGACGCCGCAGCCGGCCGGCGGCGGCCGCTTCCCGATCAAGTACTACCTGACGGCGATGCTCTTCATCGTCTTCGACATCGAGATCGTCTTCCTCTATCCCTGGGCCGTCACCTTCGACCGCCTGGGGATGTTCGGGCTCGTGGAGATGCTCCTCTTCGTGCTCACCGTCTTCGTCGCCTACGCCTATGTCTGGCGCCGTGGCGGCCTGGAATGGGACTAG
- a CDS encoding NuoB/complex I 20 kDa subunit family protein yields MGIEEKLPSGFLLTSVETAAGWVRKASVFPATFGLACCAIEMMTTGAGRYDMARFGMEVFRGSPRQADLMIVAGRVSQKMAPVLRQVYDQMPNPKWVISMGVCASSGGMFNNYAIVQGVDHIVPVDIYLPGCPPRPEMLLDAILKLHEKIQHTKLGVNQVEAAREAEQAALKALPTIEMKGLLR; encoded by the coding sequence ATGGGTATCGAAGAGAAACTGCCGAGCGGATTCCTGCTCACATCGGTGGAGACCGCGGCGGGATGGGTACGTAAGGCGTCGGTCTTCCCGGCCACCTTCGGCCTCGCCTGCTGCGCCATCGAGATGATGACCACCGGCGCCGGGCGGTACGACATGGCCCGGTTCGGCATGGAGGTCTTCCGCGGTTCGCCGCGGCAGGCCGACCTGATGATCGTGGCGGGCCGGGTGAGCCAGAAGATGGCGCCGGTGCTGCGGCAGGTCTACGACCAGATGCCGAACCCCAAGTGGGTCATCTCGATGGGTGTCTGCGCCTCCAGCGGCGGGATGTTCAACAACTACGCGATCGTGCAGGGCGTCGACCACATCGTGCCGGTCGACATCTACCTGCCCGGCTGCCCGCCGCGTCCGGAGATGCTGCTCGACGCGATCCTCAAGCTGCACGAGAAGATCCAGCACACCAAGCTCGGCGTGAACCAGGTGGAGGCCGCCCGCGAGGCGGAGCAGGCCGCACTGAAGGCGCTCCCCACGATCGAGATGAAGGGGCTCCTGCGGTGA
- a CDS encoding demethylmenaquinone methyltransferase, protein MTRASLEKQPQEVAAMFDGVAAKYDLTNDVLSLGQTRLWRRAVAQALDVRAGELVLDLGAGTATSSLPFSAAGADVVPCDFSLGMLREGKKRHPELPLTAGDATRLPFADGVFDAVTISFALRNVHDTDAALREMRRVAKPGGRLVICEFSHPTLRPFRTVYTEYLMRALPPVAEKVSSNPDAYVYLAESIRAWPDQRALATRLQDAGWSKVAWRNLTGGIVALHRATNPLA, encoded by the coding sequence GTGACCCGAGCCTCATTGGAGAAGCAGCCGCAGGAAGTCGCCGCGATGTTCGACGGCGTGGCGGCGAAGTACGACCTCACGAACGATGTGCTGTCGCTGGGCCAGACCCGGCTGTGGCGCCGGGCGGTCGCGCAGGCGCTCGACGTACGGGCCGGGGAGCTGGTGCTGGACCTGGGCGCGGGGACGGCCACGTCGTCGCTGCCGTTCTCCGCGGCCGGCGCCGATGTGGTGCCGTGCGACTTCTCCCTCGGGATGCTGCGGGAGGGCAAGAAGCGCCACCCCGAGTTGCCGCTGACCGCCGGGGACGCGACCCGACTGCCGTTCGCCGACGGGGTGTTCGACGCGGTGACCATCTCCTTCGCGCTGCGCAACGTGCACGACACGGATGCCGCGCTGCGGGAGATGCGGCGGGTGGCGAAGCCGGGCGGGCGGCTGGTGATCTGCGAGTTCAGCCACCCGACGCTGCGGCCGTTCCGTACGGTCTACACGGAGTACCTGATGCGGGCGCTGCCGCCGGTCGCGGAGAAGGTGAGCAGCAACCCGGACGCGTACGTGTATCTCGCGGAGTCGATCCGCGCGTGGCCCGACCAGCGGGCGCTGGCCACCCGCCTCCAGGACGCCGGCTGGTCCAAGGTCGCCTGGCGCAACCTCACGGGCGGCATCGTCGCCCTGCACCGCGCCACGAACCCCCTGGCGTAA
- a CDS encoding WXG100 family type VII secretion target, which yields MANVNVTYQDMRDAATKLRTGQHEITEKLHSLQKFVQDLVNGGYVTDRSSKQFDQSYSEFNTGATKTIEGLDGMAKFLESAADAFQQADEQLAKGLGG from the coding sequence ATGGCTAACGTTAACGTTACGTACCAGGACATGAGGGACGCGGCGACCAAGCTGCGTACCGGCCAGCACGAGATCACCGAGAAGCTGCACTCGCTCCAGAAGTTCGTGCAGGACCTGGTGAACGGCGGCTACGTGACGGACCGGTCGTCGAAGCAGTTCGACCAGTCGTACAGCGAGTTCAACACCGGCGCCACCAAGACCATCGAGGGTCTCGACGGCATGGCGAAGTTCCTGGAGAGCGCGGCCGACGCGTTCCAGCAGGCGGACGAGCAGCTGGCCAAGGGTCTCGGCGGCTGA
- the mqnC gene encoding cyclic dehypoxanthinyl futalosine synthase encodes MTSPTSPVSPVSDIAAVLDRAAQGGRITPEEALDLYRSAPLHALGAAADAVRRRKYAGTEHIATYIIERNINYTNVCVTACKFCAFYAAPKDTGKGWSRGLDDILRRCAETVELGGTQIMFQGGHHPDYGVEYYEEHFAAIKREFPQLVIHSLGASEVEHMSRISGVSAEEAIRRIHAAGLDSFAGAGAELLPARPRTAIAPLKESGERWLEIMETAHRLGVESTSTMLMGTGETNAERIEHLRMIRDVQDRTGGFRAFIPYTYQPENNHLKGQTQATLFEYLRMIAIARIFLDNVAHIQGSWLTTGKEVGQLSLHYGADDLGSVMLEENVVSSAGAKHRSNRMELIHLIRAAGRVPAQRATTYEHLVVHDDPANDPVDDHVVSHLSSTAIEGGTAHPELKLLTADR; translated from the coding sequence GTGACATCCCCGACCTCCCCGGTCTCCCCGGTGAGCGACATCGCCGCCGTCCTCGACCGTGCCGCGCAAGGCGGCCGGATCACGCCGGAGGAGGCGCTGGACCTCTACCGTTCGGCTCCGCTGCACGCACTGGGCGCAGCCGCCGACGCGGTGCGCCGCCGTAAGTACGCCGGCACCGAGCACATCGCCACGTACATCATCGAACGCAACATCAACTACACCAACGTCTGCGTGACGGCGTGCAAGTTCTGCGCGTTCTACGCGGCCCCCAAGGACACCGGCAAGGGCTGGAGCCGCGGCCTCGACGACATCCTGCGGCGCTGCGCCGAGACGGTCGAGCTCGGCGGTACCCAGATCATGTTCCAGGGCGGCCACCACCCGGACTACGGCGTCGAGTACTACGAAGAGCACTTCGCCGCGATCAAGCGGGAGTTCCCGCAGCTGGTGATCCACTCGCTGGGCGCGTCCGAGGTCGAGCACATGTCCCGGATCTCCGGGGTCAGCGCGGAGGAGGCGATCCGCCGGATCCACGCCGCCGGGCTCGACTCCTTCGCCGGCGCCGGCGCCGAGCTGCTGCCCGCGCGGCCCCGCACCGCGATCGCCCCGCTGAAGGAGTCCGGCGAGCGCTGGCTGGAGATCATGGAGACCGCGCACCGGCTCGGTGTCGAGTCCACCTCCACCATGCTGATGGGCACCGGCGAGACGAACGCCGAACGGATCGAGCACCTGCGGATGATCCGTGACGTGCAGGACCGCACCGGCGGGTTCCGGGCGTTCATCCCGTACACGTACCAGCCGGAGAACAACCACCTGAAGGGCCAGACGCAGGCCACTCTCTTCGAGTACCTGCGGATGATCGCCATCGCCCGGATCTTCCTCGACAACGTCGCCCATATCCAGGGCTCCTGGCTCACCACCGGCAAGGAGGTCGGCCAGCTCTCGCTCCACTACGGCGCGGACGACCTCGGCTCGGTGATGCTGGAGGAGAACGTGGTCTCCTCGGCCGGCGCGAAGCACCGCTCCAACCGGATGGAGCTGATCCATCTGATCCGGGCGGCCGGGCGGGTGCCGGCGCAGCGCGCGACCACGTACGAGCACCTGGTGGTGCACGACGACCCGGCGAACGACCCGGTCGACGACCATGTGGTCTCCCACCTCTCCTCCACCGCGATCGAGGGCGGCACCGCCCACCCCGAGCTGAAGCTGCTCACCGCGGACCGGTAG
- a CDS encoding geranylgeranyl reductase family protein produces MTDTALSERSADVIVVGAGPSGSTTAYYLAKAGLDVLLLEKTAFPREKVCGDGLTPRATKQLVGMGIDISEEAGWLRNKGLRIISGGLRLEMDWPDLAAYPDYGLVRKREDFDELLAQQAVKAGARLYERCNVGAPITDERTGRIIGVQAKLGEEKTPAAFYAPLVVAADGNSTRLSLAMGLHRREDRPMGVAVRTYFTSPRHEDDYLESWLELWDRRGPQPRQLPGYGWIFGLGDGTSNVGLGILNSSAAFRELDWREVLKAWVGSMPEDWGFTPENMTQPIRGAALPMAFNRQPHYTRGLLLVGDAGGLVNPFNGEGIAYAMESGQLAADVITQAHARATDAQRELALANYPRILKETYGGYYTLGRAFVKLIGNPKVLQLCTQRGLTHPMLMRFALKLLANLTDPTGGDAMDRIINGLTKITPRA; encoded by the coding sequence GTGACCGACACCGCCCTGTCCGAGCGCAGCGCCGATGTGATCGTCGTCGGCGCCGGCCCGTCCGGTTCGACGACCGCCTACTACCTGGCCAAGGCCGGCCTCGACGTCCTGCTGCTGGAGAAGACCGCGTTCCCGCGGGAGAAGGTGTGCGGTGACGGTCTCACCCCGCGCGCCACCAAGCAGCTCGTCGGCATGGGCATCGACATCTCCGAGGAGGCCGGCTGGCTGCGCAACAAGGGCCTGCGGATCATCAGCGGCGGCCTGCGGCTGGAGATGGACTGGCCGGACCTCGCCGCGTACCCCGACTACGGGCTGGTCCGCAAGCGGGAGGACTTCGACGAACTCCTCGCCCAGCAGGCCGTGAAGGCCGGCGCGCGGCTGTACGAGCGGTGCAACGTCGGGGCGCCGATCACCGACGAGCGCACCGGACGGATCATCGGCGTCCAGGCGAAGCTCGGCGAGGAGAAGACCCCGGCGGCCTTCTACGCCCCGCTGGTGGTCGCCGCCGACGGCAACTCCACCCGGCTGTCGCTGGCGATGGGGCTGCACCGCCGGGAGGACCGGCCGATGGGGGTCGCGGTCCGTACGTACTTCACCTCGCCGCGGCACGAGGACGACTACCTGGAGTCCTGGCTGGAGCTGTGGGACCGCCGTGGTCCGCAGCCGCGCCAACTCCCCGGCTACGGCTGGATCTTCGGCCTCGGTGACGGTACGTCCAATGTGGGCCTCGGCATCCTCAACTCCTCCGCGGCCTTCCGCGAGCTGGACTGGCGCGAGGTGCTCAAGGCGTGGGTCGGCTCGATGCCGGAGGACTGGGGCTTCACCCCGGAGAACATGACCCAGCCGATCCGCGGCGCCGCCCTGCCGATGGCCTTCAACCGCCAGCCGCACTACACCCGCGGGCTGCTGCTCGTCGGTGACGCGGGCGGTCTGGTCAACCCCTTCAACGGCGAGGGCATCGCCTACGCGATGGAATCCGGTCAGCTCGCCGCCGACGTCATCACCCAGGCGCACGCGCGGGCCACCGACGCGCAGCGGGAACTGGCGCTCGCCAACTACCCGCGCATCCTCAAGGAAACCTACGGCGGCTACTACACGCTGGGCCGCGCCTTCGTGAAGCTCATCGGCAACCCCAAGGTGCTCCAGCTCTGCACCCAGCGCGGCCTGACCCACCCCATGCTGATGCGCTTCGCCCTCAAACTGCTGGCCAACCTCACCGACCCCACCGGCGGTGACGCGATGGACCGCATCATCAACGGCCTCACCAAGATCACCCCCCGCGCCTGA
- a CDS encoding C40 family peptidase: protein MRRAGLVGGVVSALALGGAAAPAMADNTNTTSPAPAAAPLALADSAQLAAAAIEQNALDASLAAAKERAAAEAAEDAAKAKKSADAKAAKARAAAAAKAARERAAAASRASARAKLTARPAVASAGSAGSSSSSSAATPTATTTAASAPASSSKVDQLITFLKAQLGKPYVYGATGPGSYDCSGLTQAAFASVGVDLPRTSQEQSTVGTPVPIGSLQAGDLIFWGGEGSAYHVGVFIGDGQYLDAANPSTPVAIHQLADYMPDWAVRAL from the coding sequence GTGCGCAGGGCCGGACTCGTCGGCGGTGTCGTCAGCGCGCTCGCTCTCGGCGGCGCGGCCGCTCCGGCCATGGCCGACAACACGAACACCACCTCCCCGGCACCCGCCGCGGCGCCCCTGGCCCTCGCCGACAGCGCTCAGCTGGCCGCCGCCGCGATCGAACAGAACGCCCTCGACGCCTCGCTGGCCGCCGCCAAGGAGCGGGCCGCGGCCGAAGCGGCCGAGGACGCGGCCAAGGCGAAGAAGTCCGCCGACGCGAAGGCCGCCAAGGCCAGGGCCGCCGCTGCCGCCAAGGCGGCCAGGGAGCGTGCCGCGGCCGCTTCCCGGGCCAGTGCGCGCGCGAAGCTCACCGCCCGGCCCGCGGTGGCGTCCGCTGGGTCTGCTGGGTCCTCGTCGTCGTCCTCCGCGGCCACGCCGACCGCGACCACCACCGCGGCGTCCGCCCCCGCGTCCTCCAGCAAGGTCGACCAGCTGATCACCTTCCTCAAGGCGCAGCTCGGCAAGCCGTATGTGTACGGCGCCACCGGCCCCGGCTCGTACGACTGTTCCGGCCTCACCCAGGCCGCGTTCGCCTCGGTCGGTGTCGACCTCCCGCGGACCTCCCAGGAGCAGTCCACCGTGGGCACGCCCGTCCCGATCGGCTCCCTCCAGGCCGGCGACCTCATCTTCTGGGGCGGCGAGGGCAGCGCGTACCACGTGGGCGTTTTCATCGGCGACGGCCAGTACCTGGACGCGGCCAATCCGTCGACCCCGGTGGCGATCCACCAGCTGGCCGACTACATGCCGGACTGGGCCGTCCGCGCACTCTGA